In a genomic window of Pseudoglutamicibacter albus:
- a CDS encoding protein kinase domain-containing protein yields the protein MRPSSGMVLGSRYKLTDRIAIGGMGEVWKALDDVLGRVVAIKILKEEYMGDPGFRERFRAEARHTALLNNDGIANVYDYGEADGSAYLVMELVPGEPLSTIIERERNLNSDFTLSVIAQTARALGSAHARGLVHRDVKPGNLLIMPSGKVKITDFGIARLADQVPLTATGQVMGTAQYLAPEQATGQQATGQSDLYSLGVIGYECLAGRRPFTGESQIAIALAQVNDNPPALPDTVDAPVNALIMSMLAKDPLNRPANASKLAIAADALRAGRVSDAVAAVPGMKLFLNQDSDAANDAPTAATTVVDSQDANPSTSQLPAVDSVSGSAAPSFPMFESGEEDAGFPGPSDPDDDEDDGGKKTWLWWLIGLLVLALIVGGAVLIPKLTGGSAKPSPSVSESVSESESESESESESESKSAEDTVLVTKSKYLGQPYQQAIAELESRGFKVEAEPRQVSSASQAARVVDIDPTGELEKGSNITIYYGAFTSPQPAPSPTQQQPTQQPRPSRTQQPSPTQTEQPSQTEQPSPTSEPPSETAQPSAEPSQSAPQRSGRPLPSIDPPSNN from the coding sequence ATGAGACCATCAAGCGGAATGGTTCTTGGAAGCCGCTATAAGCTCACTGACCGCATCGCGATTGGCGGTATGGGTGAGGTTTGGAAAGCTCTAGACGATGTCTTGGGCCGGGTTGTTGCCATCAAGATCCTCAAAGAGGAATATATGGGCGATCCGGGCTTTAGGGAGCGTTTCCGGGCTGAGGCTCGGCATACGGCCCTGCTTAATAATGACGGCATCGCGAATGTTTATGACTACGGCGAGGCCGATGGCTCTGCTTATCTGGTGATGGAGCTGGTTCCCGGCGAGCCGCTTTCCACCATCATTGAGCGTGAACGCAACCTGAACTCTGATTTCACGCTTTCGGTGATCGCTCAGACGGCGCGCGCGTTGGGGTCTGCGCATGCGCGTGGTTTGGTGCACCGCGATGTGAAGCCGGGCAACCTTTTGATCATGCCGTCCGGCAAGGTCAAGATCACTGATTTCGGTATTGCGCGTTTGGCTGATCAGGTTCCGTTGACTGCTACGGGCCAGGTTATGGGTACAGCGCAGTATTTAGCGCCGGAACAGGCTACCGGGCAGCAGGCTACGGGCCAGTCTGATCTGTATTCCTTGGGCGTTATCGGTTACGAGTGCTTGGCTGGTCGCCGCCCATTCACGGGTGAGTCGCAGATCGCCATCGCGTTGGCGCAGGTCAATGACAACCCGCCGGCCTTGCCTGACACGGTGGATGCCCCGGTGAATGCGCTCATCATGTCGATGCTGGCTAAGGATCCTCTGAACCGGCCGGCTAACGCTTCGAAGCTGGCGATTGCTGCCGATGCGTTGCGTGCGGGTCGAGTGTCCGATGCGGTTGCTGCGGTGCCGGGGATGAAGTTGTTCCTGAATCAGGACTCTGATGCCGCCAACGACGCTCCTACTGCCGCGACGACCGTGGTTGATTCTCAGGACGCGAACCCGTCGACCTCGCAGTTGCCTGCGGTGGATTCTGTTTCTGGGTCCGCGGCTCCTTCCTTCCCGATGTTCGAATCGGGTGAGGAAGATGCCGGTTTCCCTGGGCCTTCGGATCCGGATGATGATGAGGATGATGGCGGTAAGAAGACGTGGCTGTGGTGGCTCATTGGTCTTCTGGTGCTTGCGCTGATTGTTGGTGGCGCGGTCCTGATTCCGAAGTTGACTGGTGGTTCGGCGAAGCCGAGTCCTTCGGTCAGCGAGTCTGTTTCGGAGTCTGAATCCGAATCTGAATCAGAATCCGAGTCTGAGTCCAAGAGCGCGGAGGATACCGTGCTGGTGACTAAGTCGAAGTACCTTGGCCAGCCGTATCAACAAGCCATAGCTGAGCTTGAATCGCGTGGCTTTAAGGTTGAGGCAGAGCCTCGCCAGGTTTCCTCGGCGTCGCAAGCGGCTCGGGTTGTGGATATCGACCCGACGGGTGAGCTCGAGAAGGGTAGCAACATCACCATCTATTACGGTGCGTTCACTTCTCCGCAGCCGGCCCCGTCGCCAACTCAGCAACAACCGACTCAGCAGCCCCGCCCTTCGCGGACGCAGCAGCCGAGCCCAACTCAAACTGAGCAGCCTTCACAGACAGAGCAGCCAAGCCCGACCTCGGAGCCGCCTAGTGAAACTGCACAGCCGAGCGCAGAGCCTAGCCAGAGTGCCCCGCAACGATCAGGTAGGCCGTTGCCATCCATTGACCCTCCAAGTAACAACTGA